ACCAGGAGCTTTGATTCGGATCAAGGCACCGAGACAGATGGGGAAAACTTCGTTGATGGCGAGGATTCTTTATCGAGCAAATGAGCAGGGTTATCGCACGGTGCCCTTGAGCTTTCAACACGCGGATACGGCAGTTTTTACAGATTTAAATCAACTTTTGCGGTGGTTTTGTGCCCGGATTTCTCGAAAGCTACGCCTTCCTCATCAATTAGATGATTATTGGACGGATACTTTTGGCAGTAAAGATAATTGCACGATTTATTTTGAGGATTGTTTGCTGTCAGCATCCGATAGTCCGTTGGTGTTAGGGTTGGATGAGGTGGATCGGGTTTTTCAATATCCCAAAATTGCCGACGATTTTTTTGGGTTGTTGCGGGCTTGGTATGAGGAGGCTGGCTATGGGAATGGAGATAGCGATCGCTGGCAACAACTCCGACTGGTGGTGGTACACTCAACGGAAGTTTATATCCCCCTCAATGTCAATCAGTCCCCGTTTAATGTAGGGTTGCCGATTGAGTTACCGGACTTTAGCCCGGAACAGGTGCAAGATTTAACTCGGCGGCATGGACTGAATTGGAATGCAAGGCAGGTTGAGCAATTAATGAGGTTAGTTGGTGGACATCCTTATTTAGTCCGATTGGCACTTTATCATATCGCTCAACAGAGGATTACGCTGGATCAACTGTTAGAAACTGCACCCACAGAGGCGGGACTTTACGATGACCATTTGCGAAGACATTTATGGAATCTGCAACAACATCCAGAGTTAGCAGATGCTTTCGCTAAAGTAGTGACGGCGGACACACCCGTAGAGTTAGAGTCGGTGCCAGCATTTAAATTGCATAGTATGGGGCTGGTACAGTTGCAGGGAAATTATGTCACGCCGCGCTTCAATTTATATCGGCAATATTTTAGCGATCGCTTGGGCAAAATTTAGATAATTATAGCGAGTTTGGCAGAATTGTTGCTAGAGGTGAGAAAATGCCTTCTCCATTTCCAGGGGTAGATCCATACTTAGAAAATCCTGAATTGTGGGCTGAGGTACATCATCGATTAATTACTGCGATCGCTGATGCCATAGCCCCCTCTATTCGCCCTAGATATCGAGTAGCAATTGGAAAGCGGATTTATTTAAGTGATGTAGAAGATCGGGTTGCGGTGATGAGGAGATTGTGAGCGAACCGATAGGTCGGCGCTTCGCTATCGCACTGGTAGCTAAAAGTATCGATTCAGTTATTAACGACTCACAATAACTCACTTATCAGAAACATGGTGTTTTCTACCCAATCAGAACCCCGTATGAGTCAACAGCCAAACCCAGGCTATAACTATAAAGTCGGTGGACATTTACCGCTTGATGCCCCCACTTATGTAGTGCGACAGGCAGATTTTGACCTTTATGAAGGGTTGAAGGCGGGGGAGTTTTGTTATGTGTTGAATTCTCGGCAGATGGGGAAAACTAGCTTGCGGGTGCAAACAATGCACAAGTTGCAAGCGGAAGGATTTGCCTGTGCAGCGATAGACTTGACGAAAATTGGTAGCCAGGACATTACGCCGGATCAGTGGTATGCAGGCGTGATCAGGCGTCTGGTGACGAGTTTCCAGCTTTCAGACCAGATTAACTTACAGAGTTGGTTGCGCGATCGCGCTTTTTTGCCTCCGGTACAGCGCTTAAGCGAATTTATCGAACAAGTGCTGCTAACATCAATCAGCCAGAAAATTGTTATTTTTATTGACGAAATTGATAACGTCCTCAGCTTAAATTTTAAGACCGATGACTTTTTTGCGTTTATCCGCGCCTGCAATGAATACGAACGTCTGACTTTTGCCTTGCTAGGGGTGGCGAGTCCCTCTGATTTGATGAAAGACAAAAATCGGACTCCTTTTAATATTGGTCGGGCGATTGAATTATATGGTTTTCAATTACACGAAGCGCAGCTTTTAGCAGGCGGATTAGCCGGGAAAATTAGCAATCCTCAAGAAGTGCTAAAAGCGGTATTAGATTGGACGGGAGGACAGCCGTTTCTTACCCAAAAACTTTGCAAATTAGTCCTTCAAAAAGCAGAGAAAAACTTATTACCTATTAACGAAATCCCAGAATGGGTTGAGAAATTAGTGCGATCGCGGATCATCGAGAGCTGGGAAGCAATGGATGAACCACCACATCTAAAGACGATACGCGATCGCATTCTCCGAATTGGACAGCGAAGTCGGGCGCTACTGGATCTCTATCAGTTAATTTTGCAACGAGATGAATTAGCATTTGATGAAAGTCCAGAACAAATTGATTTACTACTATCAGGAGCAATTGTCAAGCAGCAAGGGAAATTAAAGGTTTGCAACCGTATTTATGCTTCTGTATTTAACGAAAGATGGGTGAACAAGGCGTTAGGGGATATGCACGCCGACTTCATGCAAGTTGTTGCTACCCAAGAACAAAAACTTCTATCGATGCTTAGCGTGATGGAAGGTAAAACATTTGATGATATTCTTTCAGAAATACTAGGTTCTATTACTTTAAAAATAGGCGAATTACTGAGTGTAGATCGCACGACAATTTTCTTTATAGATGAAGAAAAAAGTGAACTTTGGTCAATTATCGCTAGGCATGAAGACGGAAATCATCCCGAACTTCAAATTTTGTCAAATAAAGAAACTAAAGGACGATTAACATATTTTAAAAAATTTGTCAGCACTCCCTTTAGTTTTTGCGACGATCCCGCTGAGTTGGAAGCGGACGAATCAGATACAAATAAGGGATATCGCACCTACAACGAGTTAATTTTACCAATATTAAATGAGCAGGGAGATTTAGTTGCTGTTGTTCAATTACTAAATAAATTAAAGCAGCCGAATAATCCACAAGCTCGCTTAACAGAAAGAATTGATAAATACGGTTTCACAGAAGCCGATCAAAAACAGTTTGCTGACTATGCTCCGGCAATTCGACGAATTCTAGAAAGATGCCAGTATTGTTACAAATTAACCCAAAGACTACAAGCCTCAGAGGCACTTACAGAAGCAACGCGATCGCTCTCTCAAAGCAGCCTTGATTCTGAAGAAGTCTTGGGTCGCGTCATGGATGCGGCAAAAAAACTGATGAATGCCGACCGCAGCACGCTTTGGCTAATCGATCGAGAGGCAAATGAACTATGGACAAAAATTCCTTTTGAGGACGGTTCTGTTCAAGAATTGCGAGTCAAAGTAGGGCAAGGTTTTGCTGGCAAAGTTGCCGAATCGGGAGAAACTTTAAATCTTCCCTTCGATCTGTACGATCGCCCTGATTCGGGGACAGCCAAGACAACGGATCAAAAGACGGGTTATCGCACTTGTAGTTTGCTCTGTATGCCCGTTTTTAGTCCTGATGGTGAATTACTGGGTGTTACCCAATTAGTGAATAAAAAGAAACCGGGTGTTTTTCCAGAATATAACCCAGATAGTTGGCCCGAAGCTCCCGAATGCTTCAAGGCTAGTTTTGATGGAAATAGTGAAAAATATATGCAGATTTTTAACTCTCAAGCGGGGGTTGCTCTGCAAAATGCCCAGAAATTTGCCAGCGTTAAACAAGAGGCAGAATCTCAGCAAAAAAATGTCGTTAGTCAAACTCTGGCGATGCTCAATAGTGTCATGGATAACCAGGGTTTTGATGATATTTTGGATAGCACCTTGCGTTCGATTACTCTCAAAACGGGTAAATCTTTGAGTGCCGATCGCACAAGTATCTTTTTATTAGATGAAGATAAACATGAATTCTGGTCAATTATTGCCGAAGCAGATGAAGATGGTTCTTTAGAAATTCGGATACCTGCCAATAAAGGAATTGTAGGCGAGGTAGCAGCCCGTAAAGAAGTTATTAATATTCCCTTTGATTTCTATGACGATCCTCGTTCTGGTGCAGCAAAAGAGCAAGACAAAAAAAATGGCTACCGTACTTATACAATGTTGGCGTTGCCACTCTTAAATGAACGCGGCAATTTAGTCGCGGTTATTCAGTTACTCAACAAATTAAAGCGGTTTGGAAACCGGACTGCATCCTTAGCCGAAAGAATCGATCAACAGGGTTTTACAAAAGCAGATGAAGAACGATTTGCGGAGAATGCCCCGATGATTCAAATGATTTTAGAAAGCTTCCGCTCTTATCATAAAACGGCTAGGGGGCAACGAGTGGCAGCCGCACTAATGGCAGCAGCTCGTTCAGTGAATCAAAGCAGTTTGGATCTTGAAGAAATTCTCAAGCGGGTGATGGAAGCAGCCAAGAAACTGATGAACGCCGACCGCAGTACTTTGTGGATTTTAGATCAAAAGGCTGGTGAATTGTGGACGCAGATTCCCTTTGACAATGGTTCGGTAAAGGAATTGCGGGTGAAAGTAGGACAAGGTTATGCTGGCAAAGTTGCCGAATCAGGAGAGCCTTTGAATATTCCTTTTGATTTATATTCTCGCCCAGATTCGGAGACAGCAAAAAAAACCGATCTTAAGACGGGTTATCGCACTTGTAGCTTACTATGTATGCCAGTTTTTAGCCCCGATGGTGATTTGATTGGGGTGACTCAATTAGTGAATAAAAGGAAGCAAGGAGACTTTACAGAATATGAAACACTTGAGCAATTAGCGTTTTTACAAGAGGAAGCTCCGGAATCTTTCAGGGCTAGTTTTGATGACAGCGACCAAAAATATATGCAAATTTTTAATAATCAAGCTGGCGTCATCCTCCAGAATGCAGAACTTTTAGCCGCAGTTAAAAAACAAGAGCGATCGCTTCGAGAAAACTTGAGTGAATCGTAGATTAAAGCGTTGGTTCAGAATTTTGTAAAAACCATACTTCACCTCTTCTCACTAACGTGAAGGGTTAGAATTTTAAATTATCTAAATTCCCGCCCCGTCAAGGAACTCTGAAATGAGCCGATTAGAAGCATTTGATATAACAGCTTTCTGAAGGCTAGAGTGCATGGCAACGGGTACATTTCTGTGAGTTTTTAACGCTTCAATTTCTTCCTCTAAAAATTGAATCCGGTCAAACAAAGCCCGTATCACTTCTGCTTCTGGATCTTGTAGGCTTTCATTATTGAGGGAACTATTCAAATTATCTTTGCAGCGGACAACCCGACCCGGAATCCCGACTACCGTGCAATGAGAGGGAATATCCCGCAAAACAACGGAACCGGCACCGATGCGGGCACTATTCCCAATTTGGATATTCCCTAACACCTTTGCTCCTGCTCCCACTACGACATTTTCCCCTAATGTTGGGTGGCGTTTGCCTATTTCTTTGCCAGTACCACCGAGCGTTACGCCTTGGTAAATCAGGGCATTGTCTCCCACAATTGCAGTTTCTCCAATCACAACGCCAATGCCGTGATCGATGAAAACGCCTTTGCCAATTTTGGCTCCTGGGTGAATTTCAACTCCGGTGAAGAAGCGAGCTAAGTGGGAAATCAAGCGAGGAATGAAGGGAAACCCAAGGCAATAAAGCCAGTGCGCCACCCGATGAAAGAAAAGTGCCTGTAAGCCTGGATAGCAGAACAGCACTTCCAGCCAATTGCGTGCCGCTGGGTCGCGCTCGAAAATTATTTGGAAATCAGCGATCGCAGTCTTCAGCAAGGGTCGCTTATACCTTCAAGTGTGAGATCGACAGCAGGCGCGATTGAATCACCTGTAATCCGGTAGGAATACCGTAATTCTTGCCCTAACTAGGAGTATGCCATAGCCTACCTGCAAAAACAACCCGTTAAACCCTATAAATCCTATCGGTAAACCGTAGTATACCGGCAAACTATGTTGACTTTAGATAATCCCAGGCGAGTTCCCCATCGACCTAGCCTCATACCTCGGATAGAAGTGTTCTTCGTTTTATGGTATTTAATGTACAGTAACTTGAGCGATAAACCGTAGATTAAAGACCTTCATTTAACCTAATTCGGTTTTTATCAAGGGAACCAGCACTTAAGGAAAATTGGGAAAGAGTCGCTATGAGTATTTTGATTCAAGACGTATCGAAACGATTTGGCTCCTTTCAGGCGGTTTCAGAGGTAAATTTAGGCATTAAAAGCGGCTCTTTAGTGGCGCTTTTGGGGCCTTCTGGATCGGGGAAATCCACTTTATTGCGGCTGATTGCAGGTTTAGAGGCTCCAGACAGTGGCAGAATCACAATTGCCGATCGGGACGTGACTCAGCAAAGCGTGCGATCGCGCGGCATCGGCTTTGTGTTTCAGCACTATGCGCTGTTTAAGCACATGACTGTCCGCCAAAACATTGCCTTTAGCCTAGAGTTACGCAAAGTGCCCAAAGTCAGGCTTCGACACCGGGTAGAGGAACTTTTAGACTTAGTGCAGCTCAATGGCTTTGGCGATCGCTACCCCTCTCAGCTTTCTGGGGGACAGCGGCAACGAGTGGCTTTGGCGAGAACCTTGGCTGTCGATCCTGAAGTCTTGCTGTTGGATGAGCCGTTTGGAGCGTTGGATGCGAAAGTACGGAAAGAACTGCGAGCTTCGTTGCGACAGTTACACGAACGGGTAAATGTCACTACTGTGTTTGTTACCCACGACCAAGAAGAAGCAATGGAACTTGCCGATCAAATTGTGGTGTTTAACAAAGGTCGGG
The Coleofasciculus sp. FACHB-1120 genome window above contains:
- a CDS encoding GAF domain-containing protein, with product MSQQPNPGYNYKVGGHLPLDAPTYVVRQADFDLYEGLKAGEFCYVLNSRQMGKTSLRVQTMHKLQAEGFACAAIDLTKIGSQDITPDQWYAGVIRRLVTSFQLSDQINLQSWLRDRAFLPPVQRLSEFIEQVLLTSISQKIVIFIDEIDNVLSLNFKTDDFFAFIRACNEYERLTFALLGVASPSDLMKDKNRTPFNIGRAIELYGFQLHEAQLLAGGLAGKISNPQEVLKAVLDWTGGQPFLTQKLCKLVLQKAEKNLLPINEIPEWVEKLVRSRIIESWEAMDEPPHLKTIRDRILRIGQRSRALLDLYQLILQRDELAFDESPEQIDLLLSGAIVKQQGKLKVCNRIYASVFNERWVNKALGDMHADFMQVVATQEQKLLSMLSVMEGKTFDDILSEILGSITLKIGELLSVDRTTIFFIDEEKSELWSIIARHEDGNHPELQILSNKETKGRLTYFKKFVSTPFSFCDDPAELEADESDTNKGYRTYNELILPILNEQGDLVAVVQLLNKLKQPNNPQARLTERIDKYGFTEADQKQFADYAPAIRRILERCQYCYKLTQRLQASEALTEATRSLSQSSLDSEEVLGRVMDAAKKLMNADRSTLWLIDREANELWTKIPFEDGSVQELRVKVGQGFAGKVAESGETLNLPFDLYDRPDSGTAKTTDQKTGYRTCSLLCMPVFSPDGELLGVTQLVNKKKPGVFPEYNPDSWPEAPECFKASFDGNSEKYMQIFNSQAGVALQNAQKFASVKQEAESQQKNVVSQTLAMLNSVMDNQGFDDILDSTLRSITLKTGKSLSADRTSIFLLDEDKHEFWSIIAEADEDGSLEIRIPANKGIVGEVAARKEVINIPFDFYDDPRSGAAKEQDKKNGYRTYTMLALPLLNERGNLVAVIQLLNKLKRFGNRTASLAERIDQQGFTKADEERFAENAPMIQMILESFRSYHKTARGQRVAAALMAAARSVNQSSLDLEEILKRVMEAAKKLMNADRSTLWILDQKAGELWTQIPFDNGSVKELRVKVGQGYAGKVAESGEPLNIPFDLYSRPDSETAKKTDLKTGYRTCSLLCMPVFSPDGDLIGVTQLVNKRKQGDFTEYETLEQLAFLQEEAPESFRASFDDSDQKYMQIFNNQAGVILQNAELLAAVKKQERSLRENLSES
- the cysE gene encoding serine O-acetyltransferase, translating into MLKTAIADFQIIFERDPAARNWLEVLFCYPGLQALFFHRVAHWLYCLGFPFIPRLISHLARFFTGVEIHPGAKIGKGVFIDHGIGVVIGETAIVGDNALIYQGVTLGGTGKEIGKRHPTLGENVVVGAGAKVLGNIQIGNSARIGAGSVVLRDIPSHCTVVGIPGRVVRCKDNLNSSLNNESLQDPEAEVIRALFDRIQFLEEEIEALKTHRNVPVAMHSSLQKAVISNASNRLISEFLDGAGI
- a CDS encoding sulfate/molybdate ABC transporter ATP-binding protein → MSILIQDVSKRFGSFQAVSEVNLGIKSGSLVALLGPSGSGKSTLLRLIAGLEAPDSGRITIADRDVTQQSVRSRGIGFVFQHYALFKHMTVRQNIAFSLELRKVPKVRLRHRVEELLDLVQLNGFGDRYPSQLSGGQRQRVALARTLAVDPEVLLLDEPFGALDAKVRKELRASLRQLHERVNVTTVFVTHDQEEAMELADQIVVFNKGRVEQVGTAAEIYDQPATPFVMSFVGPVNVLPSNAGIFRSSNLEPPTSDVFLRPHDVAIQTLPEENAAPAKINRIVHLGWEVQVELRFKDGQEVTAYLTRDRLNQLQLKPQQRVYVKPQHAKTFPAYSLT